In Carassius auratus strain Wakin unplaced genomic scaffold, ASM336829v1 scaf_tig00024173, whole genome shotgun sequence, the following are encoded in one genomic region:
- the aldoaa gene encoding aldolase a, fructose-bisphosphate, a, protein MPHAYPFLSTEQKKELSEIAQRIVAPGKGILAADESTGSVAKRFQSINAENTEENRRLYRQLLFTADDRVKPCIGGVILFHETLYQKTDDGKLFSQLLKERGMVVGIKVDKGVVPLAGTNGETTTQGLDGLYERCAQYKKDGADFAKWRCVLKITPTTPSRLAIIENANVLARYASICQMHGIVPIVEPEILPDGEHDLKRCQYVTEKVLAAVYKALSDHHVYLEGTLLKPNMVTAGHSCSQKYTPQEVAMATVSALRRTVPPAVPGITFLSGGQSEEEASLNLNAINQCPLQKPWALTFSYGRALQASALKAWGGKKENGKACQEEFIKRALNNSQACVGKYVSAGDKGAAAGESLFVANHAY, encoded by the exons ATGCCTCACGCTTACCCATTCCTCTCCACGGAGCAGAAGAAGGAGCTGAGCGAGATTGCTCAGAGGATTGTTGCTCCTGGCAAAGGCATTCTGGCTGCGGATGAGTCTACAG GTAGCGTGGCCAAGCGGTTCCAGAGCATCAATGCTGAGAACACCGAGGAGAACAGGAGACTGTACCGCCAGCTTCTGTTCACCGCTGACGACCGCGTCAAGCCCTGCATCGGCGGCGTCATCCTCTTCCACGAGACCCTCTACCAGAAGACCGATGATGGCAAACTCTTCTCCCAGCTCCTGAAGGAGAGGGGCATGGTGGTTGGCATCAAAGTGGACAAGGGTGTGGTTCCCCTGGCTGGCACCAATGGAGAGACCACCACACAAG GTCTGGATGGGCTGTACGAGCGCTGCGCTCAGTACAAGAAAGACGGGGCAGACTTTGCTAAATGGAGGTGTGTGCTGAAGATCACCCCCACAACCCCCTCAAGACTGGCTATCATTGAGAACGCCAATGTGCTCGCCCGTTACGCTAGCATCTGCCAGATG CATGGCATTGTGCCCATCGTGGAGCCTGAGATTCTTCCTGATGGTGAACATGACCTGAAGAGGTGCCAGTATGTGACCGAGAAGGTTCTGGCTGCTGTGTACAAGGCCCTGTCAGACCACCATGTCTACTTGGAGGGCACTCTGCTCAAACCCAACATGGTGACCGCCGGACATTCGTGTTCCCAGAAGTACACCCCTCAGGAGGTCGCAATGGCTACAGTCTCAGCTCTTCGCCGCACTGTTCCTCCCGCAGTGCCTG GTATCACCTTCCTGTCTGGAGGCCAGAGTGAGGAGGAGGCCTCACTCAACCTGAACGCCATCAACCAATGTCCCCTGCAGAAGCCCTGGGCCCTGACCTTCTCCTACGGTCGTGCCCTGCAGGCCTCCGCCCTCAAAGCCTGGGGCGGCAAGAAGGAGAACGGCAAGGCCTGCCAGGAGGAGTTCATAAAGAGAGCTCTC